A genomic window from Candidatus Hydrogenedentota bacterium includes:
- a CDS encoding O-antigen ligase family protein: MSRKQSARNSTPRNTQPSGVSNPEAVRSWPADFPRPRVLYSALGALAAFAAAAFFLLLLKFYFPGSALLARVDVAALVVAASLALIAGLGMTHPSFGLAMLAFLRHWLDGQTYPGDEAYFTCATLFLFVLWGVRVLMRGGRIQHAGPALLLGAFLVAGAFTALTTYQFDNTYHRILQWSSFLALFMLATSALRSRAAVAVVAAGFAAGELCHAVYAVMQYEFVFDYTRQEMLKDPRILYRIFGVTEPTPELLRRLNINRAFGTMLFPNALGAFLILGIPLSIGAAMHGVLRHNETACAQTGKVSRAAAFRLALLVLITSMAVSFYITALYVMLAHIERDVPFLFALAFAAAVLVGVAHGAIAYRYAVSRGVWPAGYAFTAYFFLFLVVVQCIALWLTFSRGAMLSLALASAAAAAILWAARRGPRAPAPAARTAAAALLALCCGAVALNFGQARAQDAAPAPVAATANTGEVAAAPTPEMPEVNRQLLEEGASVRMQDLLDPSSFALRATYWKVGLRMAADNPLLGVGWGNFGVAYPQYQTVDAGDVQTAHNDYLQALCETGIFGFLAFTGFWAYFAVWGAVRIVREHRRADRWLLAGLYAGVLAFLIHSLVDFNFYNTSLVFYVCLIAALFYARAQTAEAGTETASGGRHTAHQIIVLALLTGAALIAGMSLRVYRQNHAISGNWVNVASLDRLQDRFDVGRTCLRGVFDYGMDQELARRNSAQPTKRVPGVRLVDVLTFFQPGLSQDAELNELRQTLERIGTLAAPTAAGGWRRLEPGDPLTRETWIWFNRKPWAALEVAMDAAEAWIRELEALDRMFPHRPDFAAHILDWYDMLLDVTEGGSQQDRFQRCLAGYLQWAEKAVARSPLRSEFRTRYGAGLWKKGRSTPVESRMTYFEQAIEQYRWAQRLRPEASSQANWDLRGALKGYGELLIENGSKEKGERYLEESETYREKALAVYEERIRLGLPF; encoded by the coding sequence GTGAGTCGCAAACAGAGCGCGCGGAACTCCACGCCAAGAAACACGCAACCGTCCGGCGTTTCAAACCCGGAAGCCGTCCGGTCTTGGCCCGCGGACTTTCCCCGCCCCCGCGTGCTCTATTCCGCGCTGGGCGCCTTGGCGGCATTCGCCGCCGCCGCCTTCTTCTTGCTGCTGCTCAAGTTCTATTTCCCAGGTTCCGCGCTGCTCGCGCGGGTCGACGTAGCCGCGCTTGTCGTTGCCGCGTCGCTGGCGCTCATCGCGGGCCTTGGCATGACGCATCCGAGTTTCGGCCTGGCGATGCTGGCCTTCTTGCGGCACTGGCTCGACGGCCAGACGTACCCGGGCGACGAAGCCTACTTCACTTGCGCGACCCTGTTCCTCTTCGTGTTGTGGGGCGTCCGCGTGCTCATGCGCGGCGGGCGCATCCAGCATGCCGGCCCTGCCCTGCTGCTTGGCGCATTCCTCGTTGCCGGCGCGTTCACGGCCCTGACTACCTATCAATTCGATAACACGTACCACCGCATCCTGCAATGGTCCTCATTCCTTGCCCTCTTCATGCTCGCAACCAGTGCGCTGCGCTCGCGCGCGGCGGTGGCCGTCGTGGCCGCGGGGTTCGCCGCGGGCGAGCTGTGTCATGCCGTGTACGCCGTGATGCAGTACGAATTTGTGTTCGACTACACACGCCAGGAAATGCTGAAAGACCCCAGGATTCTCTACCGCATTTTCGGCGTTACCGAACCAACGCCCGAACTGCTGCGCCGGCTCAATATCAACCGTGCTTTCGGCACCATGCTCTTCCCCAACGCGCTCGGGGCTTTCCTGATTCTCGGCATTCCCCTGAGCATCGGCGCCGCGATGCACGGCGTGCTGCGCCACAACGAGACAGCGTGCGCGCAGACGGGCAAGGTTTCGCGGGCCGCCGCATTCCGTCTGGCGTTGCTGGTGCTCATTACTTCGATGGCAGTCAGTTTCTATATCACTGCGCTATATGTCATGCTCGCGCACATCGAGAGGGACGTCCCCTTCCTGTTCGCGCTGGCCTTCGCCGCCGCCGTGCTCGTGGGCGTGGCGCACGGGGCCATCGCGTACCGTTATGCCGTCTCGCGCGGGGTCTGGCCCGCAGGGTACGCGTTTACCGCGTATTTCTTTCTCTTCCTCGTGGTGGTTCAATGCATCGCGCTTTGGCTGACCTTCTCACGCGGCGCCATGCTGTCCCTCGCGCTGGCGTCGGCCGCTGCCGCGGCTATCCTCTGGGCCGCGCGGCGCGGACCGCGCGCGCCCGCGCCCGCGGCGCGCACCGCGGCCGCAGCCCTGCTTGCGCTGTGTTGCGGCGCCGTCGCGCTGAACTTTGGGCAGGCCCGTGCACAAGACGCGGCCCCCGCGCCCGTCGCGGCTACCGCGAACACAGGCGAGGTCGCGGCCGCACCCACGCCGGAGATGCCCGAGGTCAACCGGCAATTGCTTGAAGAGGGCGCCAGTGTGCGAATGCAGGACCTGCTGGACCCCTCGTCCTTCGCATTGCGGGCCACGTATTGGAAGGTCGGGCTGCGTATGGCCGCGGACAACCCGCTACTGGGTGTTGGCTGGGGCAATTTTGGGGTCGCCTACCCGCAATATCAGACCGTCGACGCAGGGGATGTGCAAACGGCGCACAACGACTACCTGCAAGCGCTATGTGAAACCGGGATCTTTGGTTTCCTCGCTTTCACGGGGTTCTGGGCGTATTTCGCGGTCTGGGGCGCGGTTCGGATAGTGCGCGAGCACCGTCGCGCCGACCGGTGGCTGTTGGCGGGACTCTACGCGGGCGTGTTGGCGTTTCTCATTCACTCGCTCGTCGATTTCAACTTCTACAACACCTCGCTCGTGTTCTACGTCTGTCTGATCGCGGCGCTGTTCTATGCGCGCGCGCAAACCGCCGAGGCGGGGACGGAGACGGCGTCGGGCGGCCGGCACACCGCCCACCAGATTATCGTGCTGGCGCTGCTCACAGGCGCGGCCCTCATCGCGGGAATGAGCCTGCGCGTCTATCGCCAGAACCACGCCATCAGCGGCAACTGGGTGAACGTCGCCAGCCTGGACCGGCTGCAAGACCGCTTCGACGTGGGCCGCACCTGTCTGCGCGGCGTGTTTGATTACGGCATGGACCAGGAACTGGCGCGGCGAAACAGCGCGCAGCCAACGAAACGCGTCCCGGGCGTGCGTCTGGTCGATGTGCTCACGTTCTTCCAGCCCGGCCTGTCGCAGGACGCGGAACTCAACGAACTGCGGCAAACCCTGGAACGCATCGGCACGTTGGCCGCGCCCACGGCGGCTGGCGGCTGGCGGCGCCTGGAACCCGGCGACCCGCTTACGCGCGAGACCTGGATTTGGTTCAATAGGAAACCGTGGGCAGCACTTGAGGTCGCCATGGACGCGGCCGAGGCTTGGATTCGTGAACTGGAAGCGCTGGACCGCATGTTCCCGCACCGGCCCGACTTCGCCGCGCATATTCTGGACTGGTACGACATGCTTCTCGACGTGACGGAAGGCGGAAGTCAACAGGACCGCTTCCAGCGTTGCCTCGCCGGGTACCTGCAGTGGGCCGAAAAGGCCGTCGCGCGCAGTCCGCTGCGGTCGGAATTCCGGACACGTTACGGCGCAGGCCTGTGGAAGAAGGGCCGGTCCACGCCCGTCGAGTCTCGCATGACCTATTTCGAGCAGGCGATCGAGCAATACCGCTGGGCGCAGCGCCTGCGCCCCGAAGCTTCGTCCCAGGCCAACTGGGACCTGCGCGGCGCCCTGAAGGGCTACGGCGAACTTTTGATCGAGAACGGGTCTAAGGAAAAGGGCGAGCGATACCTCGAAGAAAGCGAAACGTATCGCGAGAAGGCCCTGGCCGTATACGAGGAACGCATACGCCTCGGCCTGCCGTTTTGA
- a CDS encoding Gfo/Idh/MocA family oxidoreductase has translation MIGLDTSHVIAFTQLLNDPNDPNHVPGAKVVAAYKGGSPDLESSSSRVDGYTEQLQRDFGVQVVASIEELCTLVDAIMLESVDGRPHLEQVKPVFAAGLPVFIDKPLAGSLRDAIAIARLGKEHNTPWFSCSSYRYYESLTSLLQQDVGDIRGAVSWGPCSLEEHHPDLFWYGVHPTEALFTVLGRGCESVVRTTTPDTDVVTGVWSNGRVGTLIGLRNQATPHKVVIFGTKAVVEQEESGDYAPMVREAVKFFQTRIAPIDPEETIEMFAFMEAADESKRLGGAPVRIQDVIAKATAE, from the coding sequence ATGATCGGCCTCGACACGTCGCACGTGATCGCGTTCACGCAATTGCTGAACGACCCGAACGACCCGAATCACGTGCCCGGAGCCAAAGTCGTAGCGGCGTACAAGGGCGGCAGCCCGGACCTCGAATCGAGCAGCAGCCGTGTCGACGGCTATACCGAACAGTTGCAGCGCGATTTCGGCGTTCAGGTCGTCGCGTCCATCGAGGAACTCTGCACCCTGGTCGACGCTATCATGCTCGAAAGCGTCGATGGCCGCCCCCACCTCGAACAGGTCAAGCCCGTGTTCGCCGCCGGGCTGCCCGTATTCATCGACAAGCCGCTCGCGGGCTCCCTGCGCGACGCCATCGCCATCGCCCGGCTCGGCAAGGAACACAATACGCCCTGGTTCAGTTGTTCGTCCTACCGCTACTACGAATCCCTGACCTCGCTGTTGCAGCAAGACGTGGGCGACATCCGCGGCGCGGTTTCGTGGGGCCCGTGCAGCCTCGAAGAACATCACCCGGACCTGTTCTGGTACGGCGTGCACCCGACCGAGGCGTTGTTCACCGTGCTCGGCCGCGGCTGCGAGTCGGTGGTGCGCACGACCACGCCCGACACCGACGTGGTTACCGGCGTCTGGTCGAACGGGCGCGTCGGCACGCTCATCGGCCTGCGCAACCAGGCCACGCCGCACAAGGTCGTCATTTTCGGGACCAAGGCGGTCGTCGAGCAGGAGGAAAGCGGCGATTACGCGCCCATGGTTCGCGAAGCCGTGAAGTTCTTCCAGACCCGCATCGCGCCCATCGACCCCGAGGAAACCATCGAGATGTTCGCGTTCATGGAAGCCGCCGACGAGAGCAAACGCCTCGGCGGCGCGCCCGTCAGGATTCAGGACGTCATCGCCAAAGCCACCGCGGAATGA
- a CDS encoding outer membrane protein transport protein — MKKACRLLLCSLVAAVLLAPAAAWAQLQINSSPSKVGSGARALGMGSAFIAIADDATAASWNPAGLTQLERPELSLVYSWKRFNEEFDSRVFPGMDDDHGVNLDDLNYASVVYPVRRTIAGRNLLLSLNYQRQYDFDRSLEYDVRFFTAGAGGITGARFRGDYAQRGSLSTLTPAIAFEITDRLSLGLAVNLWDQSLISSNEWETRQKGASFFSTNGVVTPASFGHYSVEENYDDFEGINYTMGLLFKPTARFSLGMVYHTRFTAEVEYTRRFRSHMGGVPIFRTTTKRDREITFPDALGFGMAYRFPNDKLTLSLDVTRREWDDFVIIDESALTLAPAGGGFGFVTPRRTSGVTGLPKFLSPHDPTYTVRLGAEYVFVDPTKPRQDFLPSLRAGVFYDPEPASHRDDLWFGFGPALGLESKGDGKPDDYYGIALGAGLLIRNRVNLDIAYQYRWGDDVRKDTFGLKSTDADVRQHYLYFSTVIYF; from the coding sequence TTGAAAAAGGCATGCCGGCTATTACTATGTAGCTTGGTTGCGGCCGTGCTGCTGGCCCCGGCGGCAGCTTGGGCGCAACTGCAGATCAACTCGTCGCCGAGCAAGGTCGGCAGCGGCGCTCGCGCGCTCGGCATGGGCAGCGCGTTCATTGCGATTGCGGACGACGCGACCGCCGCGTCCTGGAACCCGGCCGGCCTGACCCAACTCGAACGGCCGGAACTCTCGCTCGTCTACAGCTGGAAACGCTTCAACGAGGAATTCGATTCGCGCGTGTTCCCCGGAATGGATGACGACCACGGCGTAAACCTGGACGACCTCAACTACGCCAGCGTGGTCTATCCCGTGCGCCGGACGATCGCGGGCCGCAACCTGCTGCTCAGCCTCAATTACCAGCGGCAGTATGACTTCGACCGCAGCCTCGAGTACGACGTCCGGTTCTTCACGGCGGGCGCGGGCGGCATCACGGGCGCGCGCTTCCGCGGCGACTATGCGCAGCGCGGCAGTCTTTCGACCCTCACGCCAGCAATCGCGTTCGAGATCACGGACCGCCTGTCGCTCGGCCTCGCCGTCAATCTGTGGGACCAGTCGCTCATCTCGAGCAACGAGTGGGAAACACGCCAGAAAGGCGCCTCGTTCTTCAGCACCAACGGCGTGGTCACGCCCGCTTCGTTCGGCCACTACTCCGTCGAGGAGAATTACGACGATTTCGAGGGCATCAACTACACGATGGGCCTCCTGTTCAAGCCCACCGCGCGCTTCAGCCTCGGTATGGTCTACCACACGCGTTTCACCGCGGAGGTCGAGTATACGCGCCGGTTCCGCTCGCACATGGGCGGCGTGCCCATTTTCCGCACCACAACAAAACGAGACCGGGAAATCACCTTCCCCGACGCGCTCGGGTTCGGCATGGCCTACCGCTTCCCCAACGACAAGCTGACGCTCTCGCTCGACGTAACCCGCCGCGAATGGGACGATTTCGTAATCATCGACGAATCCGCGTTGACCCTCGCGCCCGCGGGCGGTGGCTTCGGCTTCGTCACGCCGCGACGCACCTCCGGCGTCACCGGCCTGCCCAAGTTTCTCAGCCCGCACGACCCCACCTACACCGTGCGCCTGGGCGCCGAATACGTCTTTGTCGATCCGACCAAGCCGCGCCAGGACTTCCTGCCGAGCCTGCGCGCCGGCGTCTTCTACGACCCCGAGCCCGCCAGCCACCGCGACGACCTCTGGTTCGGCTTCGGCCCCGCGCTCGGCCTCGAATCCAAGGGCGACGGCAAGCCCGACGACTACTACGGCATCGCGCTGGGCGCCGGGCTGCTCATCCGCAACCGCGTCAACCTCGACATCGCCTATCAGTACCGCTGGGGCGACGACGTGCGCAAGGACACCTTCGGACTCAAGTCCACCGACGCCGACGTGCGCCAGCACTACCTCTACTTCTCGACAGTGATCTATTTCTAG
- a CDS encoding glycosyltransferase, which produces MKILHVYKDFYPPVAGGMERHIGLMCRYQRQWAEVEALVCSGTPRTRVVERDGTRVTEAGEWGRFQSAPFSPSFPWRLRRMRADVVVVHVPNPTAELSWLLARPRGRLVVRYHSDVVRQARAMRLYRPFLMHFLRQAAVIIPTSPAYVETSPILAELRDRCRVVPLGILPEEFEHPNAARVAALRAQYGRDYVLFSGRHRYYKGLPYLVRAAQGIRAKVVIAGDGPERSEVMALARELGVDIAFPGELSHEDLVAHVHGCAVFAFPSVERSEAFGISILEAHACGKPVVATRLGTGVEYANLDSRTGLNVAPRDPDALAEAVNALLDDPARRESMGAYARERVRRDFHAETAARAEFALFQEVWRGHLGRD; this is translated from the coding sequence ATGAAAATCCTGCACGTATATAAGGATTTCTACCCGCCCGTCGCGGGCGGGATGGAGCGGCACATCGGCCTGATGTGCCGGTACCAGCGGCAATGGGCCGAGGTCGAGGCGCTGGTCTGCAGCGGCACGCCGCGCACGCGCGTGGTCGAGCGGGACGGCACGCGGGTGACCGAGGCGGGCGAATGGGGCCGGTTTCAGAGTGCGCCGTTCTCGCCGTCATTTCCGTGGCGGTTGCGGCGCATGCGGGCGGATGTCGTCGTCGTGCACGTGCCGAACCCGACGGCGGAACTAAGCTGGCTGCTGGCGCGGCCGCGCGGCAGGCTCGTCGTGCGCTACCACAGCGACGTCGTGCGCCAGGCCCGCGCCATGCGCCTGTACCGCCCTTTCCTGATGCATTTCCTGAGGCAGGCCGCCGTCATCATTCCCACATCGCCCGCATATGTCGAGACCTCGCCGATTCTCGCGGAACTGCGCGACCGCTGCCGCGTCGTGCCGCTCGGCATCCTGCCCGAGGAATTCGAGCACCCGAATGCGGCGCGCGTCGCGGCCTTGCGGGCGCAATATGGCCGCGATTACGTGCTGTTTTCGGGCCGCCACCGGTACTATAAGGGCCTGCCGTACCTCGTGCGCGCCGCGCAAGGCATCCGCGCGAAGGTGGTCATCGCGGGCGACGGGCCCGAGCGTTCCGAGGTCATGGCGCTTGCCCGCGAACTGGGCGTGGACATCGCCTTTCCCGGCGAGTTGTCGCACGAAGACCTCGTTGCGCACGTGCACGGCTGCGCCGTGTTCGCATTCCCTTCGGTCGAGCGCAGCGAGGCGTTCGGCATCTCGATCCTGGAAGCGCACGCCTGCGGCAAGCCCGTGGTGGCCACGCGCCTCGGCACGGGGGTAGAATACGCGAACCTTGACAGCCGGACGGGGCTCAACGTGGCGCCACGAGACCCGGATGCCTTGGCCGAGGCCGTCAATGCGCTCCTGGACGACCCGGCCCGCCGCGAAAGTATGGGCGCGTATGCTCGCGAACGCGTGCGGCGCGATTTCCACGCGGAAACGGCGGCGCGCGCCGAGTTTGCGCTGTTTCAGGAAGTGTGGCGCGGCCATCTTGGCCGGGATTGA
- a CDS encoding undecaprenyl/decaprenyl-phosphate alpha-N-acetylglucosaminyl 1-phosphate transferase: MIANQYLVYGYALGLSFLVALGLTEAVRRFALRRNIVDHPGERKIHAEPVPLLGGAAVVITFYGCLVAHVCAMLVMERYSLGWLEENLRISLGEGHRSKLAGIAGGGLLIFALGVWDDIKRLSPWTKLVVQLAAAGLLVWCGISVRLFFVDLPWLPESAAAWLSAALTITWIVFMTNSLNLLDNMDGLCGGVSVIAAFSFFLAVQTHGTEQEFVRLLLMVFAGAMGGFLYHNLNPARIFMGDAGALFSGFMLATVAVVGTFHTQTASSRIAVAAPLLALSVPLFDTFSVMYLRWRSGQSIMLGDKRHFSHRLVDLGMSTRQAVEFILLVAAVAGLGGALLPTATMTGTLIILGQTIGVFLLIVLLMNAGNKRGGNHQ; this comes from the coding sequence ATGATTGCCAATCAGTACCTGGTTTACGGATACGCATTGGGTCTGTCGTTTCTCGTCGCGTTGGGCCTGACGGAAGCCGTGCGCCGGTTCGCGCTGCGCCGGAATATCGTCGATCACCCGGGCGAACGCAAGATTCATGCGGAGCCGGTCCCGTTGCTTGGCGGCGCCGCCGTTGTCATCACGTTCTACGGATGCCTCGTGGCACACGTCTGCGCCATGCTCGTGATGGAGCGCTACAGCCTCGGCTGGCTGGAGGAAAACCTGCGCATTTCCCTGGGCGAGGGGCACCGCTCGAAACTGGCCGGCATCGCGGGCGGCGGGTTGCTCATTTTCGCGCTGGGCGTCTGGGATGATATCAAGCGTCTATCGCCCTGGACCAAACTCGTGGTGCAACTGGCCGCCGCCGGGCTGCTGGTCTGGTGCGGCATCTCAGTCCGGCTGTTCTTCGTGGACTTGCCATGGCTGCCCGAATCGGCCGCGGCGTGGCTCTCCGCCGCCTTGACGATCACGTGGATTGTGTTCATGACGAATTCCCTCAATCTCCTGGATAACATGGATGGGCTTTGCGGCGGCGTCTCCGTAATCGCGGCGTTTTCCTTCTTTCTGGCCGTGCAAACGCACGGAACGGAGCAGGAATTCGTGCGCCTGCTGCTCATGGTCTTCGCCGGGGCGATGGGCGGCTTCCTCTATCACAACCTGAACCCGGCGCGGATCTTCATGGGCGACGCGGGCGCGCTGTTCAGCGGCTTCATGCTGGCCACGGTCGCCGTCGTCGGCACGTTCCACACGCAGACCGCCAGTTCGCGGATCGCGGTCGCCGCGCCGCTGCTCGCGTTGAGCGTGCCGTTGTTCGACACGTTCAGCGTGATGTACCTGCGCTGGCGCAGCGGCCAGTCGATCATGCTCGGCGACAAGCGCCATTTCTCGCACCGGCTGGTGGACCTGGGCATGTCCACGCGGCAGGCGGTTGAATTCATTCTGCTCGTGGCCGCCGTCGCCGGATTGGGCGGCGCGCTGCTGCCGACCGCGACAATGACCGGCACCCTGATCATCCTGGGCCAGACCATCGGCGTGTTTCTGTTGATCGTGCTGTTGATGAACGCGGGCAACAAACGCGGAGGCAATCACCAGTGA